The sequence CCTGCACCAGATGACGCCCGAGGGCTATGTCGCCGTGATCCATGTCACTTTGACCGATGATCACCCCTGGGCGCATGCGCAGGTCCTGATCGAAGCCCTGCCCGAGGACGAAGAGGCAAAGCGCCCACAGGTCGGACCGGTCTCGCGGCGGCGTCTGAGCTGACGGTCAGCCGGGGCCGCAAGGCGCAGGGGGTTGCTTGACTTGCGCCCCCGCGGGCCGCATGAACCGCGGGAACGGTCGAGAGGCAGGCAGCGAAAAGGCAGGACCATGGCAGCGGCAAAAGCCAAGCAAGACGGTATCTGGGAAACGATCAAGACCATCATATACGCCCTGCTGATCGCAGGCGTCTTTCGGACCCTGTTCTTTCAGCCGTTCTGGATTCCGTCCGGGTCGATGAAAGACACGTTGCTGATCGGCGATTTCCTGTTCGTCAACAAGATGGCCTATGGCTACTCGCGCCATTCCTGCCCGTTCTCGATGTGTCCCTTCGACGGACGGCTCTTTGGGCGCGAACCCGAACGCGGCGATGTCGTCGTCTTTCGTCACCCGGTGAACGGCGAGGATTTCATCAAACGGGTGATCGGCCTTCCGGGGGACCGGGTGCAGGTGATCGACGGCCGCCTGCACATCAATGGCGAAGCGGTCGAGATCACACCCGAGGCTCCGTTCGAGGAAATCTATGAACGGCAGGGCCCGATCGGCCACTTGCCGCGCTGTTCCAACGCGCCGGTCGGAGAGGGCGCAACCTGCGAGAAAGAGCGGGCGACCGAAACCTTGCCGGGCGGTGTCAGCCACTCGATCCTTAACATTCAGGATGGGACGCGTGGCGACAACACGCCGGAATATGTCGTGCCCGAGGGCCAGTATTTCGTAATGGGTGACAACCGAGACAACTCTGTCGACTCTCGGTTTCCGCAATCTGTCGGGGGCGTCGGGTTCGTACCGTTCGAAAACCTTCTCGGCCGCGCGGACCGTGTCATTTTCTCTTCTGCCGGGCAGCGCATGATCTATTTCTGGACCTGGCGCGCGGATCGTTTCTTTCACCGGATCGACTGACCATGGCGCTGGCGCGCGAAGTGATCGCCTTTTGTGACCGGCTGGGGCATCGGTTTTCCGATGAGGATCTCATCCTGCGCGCCTTGACCCATTCCTCGCTATCCTCGGCCAGTCGTCCCGATAATCAGCGGCTCGAATTCCTTGGGGACCGGGTGCTGGGGCTGGTGATGGCACAGGCCGTGCTGCAGCGCGACCAGACCGCCAAGGAAGGCACGCTTGCCCCGCGCTTCAATGCACTGGTCCGCAAGGAAGCCTGCGCCGAGGTCGCGCGCGAGATCAATCTGGGTGCCGTTCTGCGCCTGGGCAAATCCGAAATGACGACGGGGGGGCGGCGCAAGACCGCCCTTTTGGGCGATGCGATGGAGGCCGTGATCGCGGCCGTCTACCTCGATGCCGGGTTCGACGTGGCGCAGAATCTTGTCCTGCGTCTTTGGGGCGAGCGTCTGGAACGCGTGGCCGAGGATGCGCGCGATCCCAAGACGGCGTTGCAGGAATGGGCACAGGCGCGGGGCCAAACCCCGCCGCGCTACACCGAGGTGGCGCGCACCGGCCCGGATCATGCGCCGGTCTTCACGGTCGAGGCCCGCATGGAAACAGGCGAAAGCGCCCGCGCCGAGGCCCGCGTGAAACGGCAGGCCGAACAGGCCGCCGCCCGCGCCCTGCTGGAGCGTTTGACCTCCGGCTGACCGGCGCTGCGCGCGGCGTGGGCTGGCGTCGTGGCGCGTTTGCGGCTAAAGCCCTCGGTCTGATGTCACGAGGATACCCGCCATGACCACCCGCGCCGGATTCGTTGCCCTGATCGGAGAGCCCAACGCGGGCAAATCCACCCTTTTGAACCGGATGGTCGGGGCCAAGGTCTCGATCGTCACGCACAAGGTCCAGACTACGCGGGCCCGCATTCGCGGTGTGGCGATCGAGGATCACAGCCAGATCGTCTTTGTCGACACGCCAGGCCTGTTCCGCCCCCGCCGACGGCTGGATCGCGCCATGGTCGCCGCCGCCTGGACGGGGGCAGCGGATGCCGATGTGGTCGTCCTGCTGATCGAGGCGCATCGCGGCAAGACAGAGGGGGTTCAGGCCATTCTCGACAGCCTGACCGAAAAGGCCGGGGGTCGCCGCATCGCCTTGGCCATCAACAAGATCGACCGTGTCGAGGCCCCCGTCTTGTTGAAGCTGACCGAAGAGATGAACGCCGCCTACCCGTTCGAGGAAACCTTCCTGATCTCGGCGGAAAAGGGATACGGCGTCGACGATCTGCGCCGCTGGCTTGCCCAAGCGATGCCCGAGGGGCCATGGCTTTACCCCGAGGACCAGATCGCGGATTTGCCCATGCGCATGATCGCCGCGGAGATGACCCGCGAGAAGCTGACCCTGCGCCTGCACCAGGAATTGCCCTATCAACTGACCGTCGAAACCGAAAGCTGGCAAGAACGCAAGGATGGCTCGGCCCGGATCGACCAGGTGGTCTATGTCGCGCGCGACGGGCACAAGGGCATCTTGCTGGGCAAGGGCGGCGAGACCATCAAGGCGATCTCCAAGGCCGCGCGCGAAGAGTTGGAAGAGTTCCTCGGGCGAAAGGTTCACCTGTTCCTACAGGTCAAGGTGCGGCCCAACTGGTTGGACGAGGCCGAGCGCTATTCGGAAATGGGTCTCGATTTCCGCGACGGGAATTGAAGCGCATGGCACGGCTGACGGCCGAGTTCTGGGTGCAGGCCTATCTGGCGCGGCTGCGGCTGGCCGATATCCCCGCCTTTGTCGTGGCGCATGGGGATGACACCGCCGGAGCGGTGCTGGTCAAGCTCAACACGCTCGACGGCACGGCGCGTGCGTTCCAGCGCAGTTTCGATCTGATGACCGGCGACAGGGCGTGGGTCGTGCTGGCCGAGGGGCAGGAGGCCACGGTTGACGCAGCCATCGCGCGGCAGCGCGACGTCGACCCCGATCTCTGGGTCGTCGAGGTCGAGGATCGCGCGGGCCGTCATCTGTTGGACGAGCCTGGTCTGACCTAGCGGTCTGCGTAGCGGCCGATTGCGATAAAGACGACGCCGGCCAACAGCATCGCGATCAGATACATGCCCAATGTCGCGGCAACCCGCGCCGGCCCCAAGGCGCTCACATCCATGAACGGATAGGGATAGATCCCATCCTGCGCCGCCCATCCCAGCACATAGGCCCCGTAGATCGACGGCCACAAAATGAAGATCGGCAGATCGGCCCAGACCAGCGCCCGCTTGGGAGCATCGAACAGCCACCATAGCAGCACGGCGCCGGGAAGGATCGTGTGCAACCCAAGATCGGCCCACCACCCGATGCCGGTCGGCTCCCAAAGCTGGGACAACCGCGCATGATAGACCACCGCCACGACCAATTCCGACAGGGTCAGGGCGGCCAGCCAGGGCGCCCCGACGCCCCGTATCTTGCGGAAATTCACCGCAGCCAGAGTTACGACCACCAGCGCCGCCGTCGGGATGGTAAAGAACCGGGTCATGGCTAACAGGGTTTCGACCGGCCCGGTGCCCATCTGGTCGACCAGATAGACCCATTGCGCCAGCAACGCGAACCACGCCCCGAGGGCGATCAGCAGGGCGCGTCGGCGGGCTGGTCGGGTCAGGGTCGGAAACATGCGCCAGACCCTGCCACGCAGCCCGGCCATGGACAAGCACACCGGCCCGCCGGATAGTGCGCCCCATGGAATGGCGCGCGGACGGGATCTTGCTGACGATGCGGCGGCACGGCGAAACCGCTGCCATTCTCGAGATGTTCACCAAAGCGCAGGGCCGCCATCTCGGGGTCGTGCCGGGCGGGGCCTCGCGCCGCCTGGCACCGCATTTGCAGCCGGGCGCACAGCTCGACGTGACATGGCGCGCGCGCCTGTCGGACCATCTGGGCAGTTTCAAGGTCGAACCCATCGCGGCCCGTGCCCCCGAGGTCATGGGCGACCGCGTGGCGCTGGCAGGGTTGGGCGCTGTCTGCGCGCTCTTGTCCTTCTGCCTGCCGGAACGCGAGGCGCACCCGGCGCTCTATGCCCGATCAAAGGCGCTGCTCGATGGGCTCGGGGCGGCCAGATGGCCCGAGGCCTATCTGGGCTGGGAACGGGCGCTGCTGGATGAAACAGGGTTCGGTCTGGCTTTGGATGCCTGCGCCGTCACCGGCACGAACGAGGACCTCGCCTTCATCTCGCCGCGGACCGGGCGGGCCGTGTCGCGCCAGGGGGCGGGCGACTGGGCCGATCGTCTGCTGCCCTTCCCGGCCTGCTTGTCAGGCGCGCCGGCAAGCGGCCCGGACGAGGTATTGGCCGGCCTGACGACAACCGGTCATTTCCTGGCACACCATCTTGCACCCTCCCTAGGGGAAAAACCGCTTCCGCCCGCGCGGCAACGCTTTGTCGATCTGCTTGCGCGTCAGGCCAACGGATCGGCCAGGGGATAGCGGGCTAAGGCCTCGTGAATGGCCCCACCCGGTGTCAGGGTAGACCCGTACAGCACCACGGCCTCGGCCCTGAAGCCCGGCATCTCCGCGCGGGCGCCCAACTGTGCGGCAATCCGGTCTCGGTCCATGCCCCTCGGCCGGCGATTGGCGCGGATCAACGTCACATGGGGCCGGAACCGCCGCCGGGGCAGAGCGATCCCGGCGGCGCGCACAAGGCGTGTGATCTTGGCCTGCAACCCATCGAGCGCGTCCGAGTGGCGCACCGCGGCAAAGATCAACCCGCGATCCATCTCCGTAAAACTGTCCAGCCCCTCGAATGCCACGTCAAAGGATGGCCAGCCCAACCCGCCAAGCGCCATGTCGATGTCGGCAAGCTCTGTCTCGGACACATCACCGAGGAAGGCGAGCGTGAGGTGCAGGTTTTCCTCGGGCACCGGTTTGCCGAAGGAAAACCCCTCTTGCAGACGCAAGAGGGCCGTTGCGGTGTCAGGCGGGAGGGGCAGGGCGAGGAAGGCACGCATGCTGCAACGAAAAAGGACGGGCTGCCCTTTGGCAACCCGCCCCTTCATCTTGGCGAAAAAACTCTCGGGGGTGCGGGGGCAGACAGCCCCCGCCGACCCGCTCAGCCCAACAAGCGCCGCGCGATCACCTGCGCCTGAATTTCGGCGGCACCCTCGAAGATGTTCAGGATGCGCGCGTCGCACAGGATGCGGCTGATGGTGTATTCCAGCGCGAAACCGTTGCCGCCGTGGATCTGCAACCCGTTATCGGCACAGGCCCAAGCCACGCGGGCGCCGAGCAATTTCGCCATGCCGGCCTCGACATCGCAGCGCCGCCCCTCGTCCTTTTCCCAGGCCGAGAAATAGGTCAGCTGACGCGCGATCATGATCTCGACCGCCATCATGGCCAGTTTGCCCGACACGCGCGGAAACGCGATCAGAGATTTGCCGAACTGCTTGC comes from Roseibacterium elongatum DSM 19469 and encodes:
- a CDS encoding Pr6Pr family membrane protein; this encodes MFPTLTRPARRRALLIALGAWFALLAQWVYLVDQMGTGPVETLLAMTRFFTIPTAALVVVTLAAVNFRKIRGVGAPWLAALTLSELVVAVVYHARLSQLWEPTGIGWWADLGLHTILPGAVLLWWLFDAPKRALVWADLPIFILWPSIYGAYVLGWAAQDGIYPYPFMDVSALGPARVAATLGMYLIAMLLAGVVFIAIGRYADR
- a CDS encoding DUF1491 family protein, giving the protein MARLTAEFWVQAYLARLRLADIPAFVVAHGDDTAGAVLVKLNTLDGTARAFQRSFDLMTGDRAWVVLAEGQEATVDAAIARQRDVDPDLWVVEVEDRAGRHLLDEPGLT
- the thpR gene encoding RNA 2',3'-cyclic phosphodiesterase, translating into MRAFLALPLPPDTATALLRLQEGFSFGKPVPEENLHLTLAFLGDVSETELADIDMALGGLGWPSFDVAFEGLDSFTEMDRGLIFAAVRHSDALDGLQAKITRLVRAAGIALPRRRFRPHVTLIRANRRPRGMDRDRIAAQLGARAEMPGFRAEAVVLYGSTLTPGGAIHEALARYPLADPLA
- the recO gene encoding DNA repair protein RecO; the encoded protein is MEWRADGILLTMRRHGETAAILEMFTKAQGRHLGVVPGGASRRLAPHLQPGAQLDVTWRARLSDHLGSFKVEPIAARAPEVMGDRVALAGLGAVCALLSFCLPEREAHPALYARSKALLDGLGAARWPEAYLGWERALLDETGFGLALDACAVTGTNEDLAFISPRTGRAVSRQGAGDWADRLLPFPACLSGAPASGPDEVLAGLTTTGHFLAHHLAPSLGEKPLPPARQRFVDLLARQANGSARG
- the rnc gene encoding ribonuclease III; translated protein: MALAREVIAFCDRLGHRFSDEDLILRALTHSSLSSASRPDNQRLEFLGDRVLGLVMAQAVLQRDQTAKEGTLAPRFNALVRKEACAEVAREINLGAVLRLGKSEMTTGGRRKTALLGDAMEAVIAAVYLDAGFDVAQNLVLRLWGERLERVAEDARDPKTALQEWAQARGQTPPRYTEVARTGPDHAPVFTVEARMETGESARAEARVKRQAEQAAARALLERLTSG
- the era gene encoding GTPase Era, with the protein product MTTRAGFVALIGEPNAGKSTLLNRMVGAKVSIVTHKVQTTRARIRGVAIEDHSQIVFVDTPGLFRPRRRLDRAMVAAAWTGAADADVVVLLIEAHRGKTEGVQAILDSLTEKAGGRRIALAINKIDRVEAPVLLKLTEEMNAAYPFEETFLISAEKGYGVDDLRRWLAQAMPEGPWLYPEDQIADLPMRMIAAEMTREKLTLRLHQELPYQLTVETESWQERKDGSARIDQVVYVARDGHKGILLGKGGETIKAISKAAREELEEFLGRKVHLFLQVKVRPNWLDEAERYSEMGLDFRDGN
- the lepB gene encoding signal peptidase I, translating into MAAAKAKQDGIWETIKTIIYALLIAGVFRTLFFQPFWIPSGSMKDTLLIGDFLFVNKMAYGYSRHSCPFSMCPFDGRLFGREPERGDVVVFRHPVNGEDFIKRVIGLPGDRVQVIDGRLHINGEAVEITPEAPFEEIYERQGPIGHLPRCSNAPVGEGATCEKERATETLPGGVSHSILNIQDGTRGDNTPEYVVPEGQYFVMGDNRDNSVDSRFPQSVGGVGFVPFENLLGRADRVIFSSAGQRMIYFWTWRADRFFHRID